In Phoenix dactylifera cultivar Barhee BC4 chromosome 11, palm_55x_up_171113_PBpolish2nd_filt_p, whole genome shotgun sequence, the following are encoded in one genomic region:
- the LOC103697879 gene encoding uncharacterized protein LOC103697879 has protein sequence MTKILAVRLRDVLSRLISPEQQAFLGGRSITDNVLIAQEFIFDLRRAPMRRSLMGIKLDMERTYDRMRWNFVQQSLQGFGFPGRWISWIMGCVRGPSFAILMNGTPSHFFESTGGLHQGCPLSLLLFIICADALSRALRHTVSMQELEVYRPVVRATPISHMLFADDCLSLAHSTQQAARVICRILQDYCAVSDQCVNMSKSALCFSRKTRLAVKNSILKILGEDKQVGTLRYLGIPISN, from the coding sequence ATGACGAAGATACTTGCCGTTAGGTTGAGGGATGTTCTTTCGAGGTTGATTAGCCCGGAGCAGCAGGCTTTTTTGGGTGGGCGGAGCATTACAGACAATGTACTTATCGCCCAAGAGTTTATATTTGACCTTCGCAGGGCCCCGAtgaggaggagcttgatgggaatcaagcttgatatggagaggACCTACGATAGAATGAGATGGAATTTTGTACAGCAATCCTTGCAAGGGTTTGGCTTTCCCGGGAGGTGGATCAGTTGGATTATGGGCTGTGTGCGGGGTCCCTCTTTCGCCATTTTGATGAACGGCACGCCATCCCATTTTTTTGAGTCTACTGGAGGGTTGCACCAGGGATGTCCCCTCTCCCTTCTCCTCTTCATTATTTGTGCGGACGCGCTCTCGAGAGCACTTCGGCATACTGTGTCCATGCAGGAGTTGGAGGTCTATAGGCCAGTGGTGAGGGCTACGCCGATCTCCCACATGCTTTTCGCTGATGATTGCTTATCGCTAGCCCACTCGACTCAGCAAGCCGCGCGGGTTATCTGTAGGATCCTCCAAGACTACTGTGCAGTGTCAGATCAGTGTGTCAATATGTCTAAATCAGCTTTATGTTTCAGCCGGAAAACTAGGTTGGCAGTGAAGAATTCTATTCTGAAGATTTTGGGGGAGGACAAGCAGGTGGGCACATTGAGGTATCTGGGGATCCCGATCTCTAATTAG